A part of Myxococcus landrumus genomic DNA contains:
- a CDS encoding PepSY-associated TM helix domain-containing protein, whose amino-acid sequence MVLPFRKTLFWIHLAVGIVTGIVVAIMSVTGVALAFQPQVIAWAESEARTVPAPSADARRLTVEELLAKVREARPDAQVSGITVYPSETASAQVALGRTAVLYVNPYSGEVLESGSKGWRSFFHLMEEWHRWLATGGDNRAMGKAITGASNAGFLFLALSGLYLWWPRNWSRKAVRSVVWFRGGLKGKARDFNWHNVMGFWMLPVLVVLTASGMVISYKWASDLVYTVTGNPVPAQGGGGVKVPVPETGAERKSVSAMVSTVQEQVPTWASITYRIPSPPKGAQGAASEQPGGPKAGDKAREPSDSKGAEANAGPAKVDAVSFSVKEKDAWPLFSSTQVAVDPFTGQVAKREGYTDLNSGRQTRSWLRFLHTGEALGWPGQLIAAIASLAGAFLVWTGFALSWRRFFPRRQQRAEVPASTGESETPA is encoded by the coding sequence ATGGTTCTTCCGTTTCGCAAGACGCTCTTCTGGATTCACCTCGCCGTGGGGATTGTCACCGGCATCGTCGTGGCCATCATGTCGGTGACGGGCGTGGCCCTGGCCTTCCAGCCGCAGGTCATCGCGTGGGCGGAGTCCGAGGCGCGCACCGTGCCCGCTCCGAGCGCGGACGCGCGGCGGCTGACCGTCGAGGAATTGCTGGCGAAGGTGCGCGAGGCCCGTCCGGACGCCCAGGTGTCGGGCATCACCGTGTATCCCTCCGAGACGGCGTCCGCGCAGGTCGCGCTGGGCCGCACGGCGGTGCTCTACGTGAATCCCTACTCGGGCGAGGTGCTCGAGAGCGGCTCGAAGGGGTGGCGTTCGTTCTTCCACCTGATGGAGGAGTGGCACCGGTGGCTGGCCACGGGCGGCGACAACCGCGCCATGGGCAAGGCCATCACGGGTGCGTCCAACGCGGGCTTCCTCTTCCTGGCGCTGTCGGGTCTCTACCTGTGGTGGCCGCGCAACTGGTCGCGCAAGGCCGTGCGGTCCGTGGTGTGGTTCCGCGGTGGGTTGAAGGGCAAGGCGCGCGACTTCAATTGGCACAACGTGATGGGCTTCTGGATGCTGCCCGTGCTCGTCGTCCTCACCGCGTCCGGCATGGTCATCTCGTACAAGTGGGCGAGTGACCTGGTCTACACGGTGACGGGCAACCCCGTGCCCGCGCAGGGCGGCGGGGGCGTGAAGGTCCCCGTCCCAGAGACCGGCGCCGAGCGCAAGTCGGTGAGCGCGATGGTGTCCACCGTCCAGGAGCAGGTCCCCACCTGGGCGAGCATCACCTACCGGATTCCGTCGCCGCCCAAGGGCGCGCAGGGCGCTGCGTCGGAGCAGCCCGGTGGCCCGAAGGCTGGCGACAAGGCGCGAGAGCCGTCCGATTCGAAGGGCGCGGAGGCGAACGCGGGGCCCGCGAAGGTCGACGCCGTGTCGTTCAGCGTCAAGGAGAAGGACGCCTGGCCGTTGTTCTCCTCCACGCAGGTCGCCGTGGATCCCTTCACCGGACAGGTGGCGAAGCGCGAGGGCTACACGGACCTGAACTCGGGCCGCCAGACGCGCTCGTGGCTGCGCTTCCTCCACACGGGTGAGGCGCTGGGGTGGCCGGGCCAGCTCATCGCCGCCATCGCCTCGTTGGCCGGTGCCTTCCTGGTGTGGACGGGCTTCGCCCTGTCGTGGCGACGCTTCTTCCCACGGCGCCAGCAGCGCGCCGAGGTGCCCGCGTCCACGGGCGAATCGGAGACCCCCGCCTAG
- a CDS encoding energy transducer TonB: protein MILNFDLPALESERPVEPRVAPSTGLFRMGEAVEPEGLWARWGWALITAVVVHAGVVAAGMAMPASARERPPAPEEPELVLLAFAPPPPAPSSGAARSVPVERAARPSRPRVARPVVETPIQPQPKPEVIEPPVDETPPVADDAPSTPDAVADAPADSGPAPSVTGGVVGGSVGGTQGGIVGATGMLGDAVGLGQVLRPPTVLKQPRPDYPRRAKSEGIQGLVLVRIIVGTDGEVEAEHTRVLRSIPTLDAAAIEAVNRWRFTPAIGRQGKPVRVILELPIQFTLK from the coding sequence ATGATTCTCAATTTCGATCTTCCGGCCCTGGAGAGTGAGCGCCCCGTTGAACCGCGGGTGGCGCCCTCCACGGGGCTCTTCCGCATGGGAGAGGCCGTGGAGCCGGAAGGGCTCTGGGCTCGCTGGGGTTGGGCGCTCATCACGGCGGTGGTGGTCCACGCGGGAGTCGTTGCCGCGGGGATGGCCATGCCGGCGAGTGCGCGGGAGCGCCCCCCGGCCCCCGAGGAGCCGGAGCTGGTGCTGCTCGCCTTCGCGCCGCCTCCTCCCGCCCCGTCTTCGGGCGCGGCTCGTTCGGTCCCCGTGGAGCGTGCTGCGCGTCCCTCCCGTCCCCGCGTGGCGCGGCCGGTGGTGGAGACGCCCATTCAACCCCAGCCGAAGCCGGAGGTTATCGAGCCCCCGGTTGATGAGACTCCGCCCGTCGCCGATGACGCGCCGAGCACCCCGGACGCCGTCGCGGATGCGCCGGCCGACTCGGGGCCTGCTCCTTCCGTCACGGGTGGGGTCGTGGGCGGCTCGGTGGGGGGAACCCAGGGCGGCATCGTGGGCGCCACGGGAATGCTGGGGGACGCGGTGGGACTGGGCCAGGTGCTCCGTCCGCCGACCGTGTTGAAGCAGCCCCGGCCCGACTATCCGCGCCGCGCCAAGAGCGAAGGCATCCAGGGACTCGTGCTGGTTCGCATCATCGTCGGGACGGATGGCGAGGTGGAGGCCGAGCACACGCGTGTGCTGCGCTCCATCCCCACGCTCGACGCCGCCGCCATCGAGGCCGTCAACCGTTGGCGCTTCACGCCCGCCATCGGGCGCCAGGGCAAGCCCGTGCGAGTCATCCTCGAGCTTCCCATCCAGTTCACCTTGAAGTGA
- a CDS encoding NUDIX hydrolase, with translation MPYTPIIGTLGYVMSEDRQRVLLIHRVARPDDAHLGKYNGLGGKMERDEDVAACMRREIREEAGIECTRMVLRGTLSWPGFGKHGEDWLGFVFRIDAFEGTPFERNPEGTLSWVPLTELPRLPMWDGDRHFLPLVFDEDPRVFHGVMPYSGGHALSWNYTRL, from the coding sequence ATGCCCTATACCCCCATCATCGGAACCCTCGGCTACGTCATGTCCGAGGACAGGCAGCGCGTGCTGCTCATCCACCGCGTCGCGAGACCGGATGACGCGCACCTGGGCAAGTACAACGGGCTGGGCGGGAAGATGGAGCGCGATGAGGACGTCGCGGCCTGCATGCGCCGCGAGATTCGCGAAGAGGCGGGCATCGAGTGCACGCGCATGGTGCTGCGAGGCACGCTCTCGTGGCCGGGCTTTGGCAAACACGGGGAGGACTGGCTCGGCTTCGTGTTCCGCATCGACGCCTTCGAGGGCACGCCCTTCGAGCGCAATCCGGAGGGCACGCTGTCCTGGGTCCCCCTGACGGAGCTGCCTCGGCTGCCCATGTGGGACGGTGACAGGCATTTCCTGCCCCTGGTCTTCGACGAAGATCCTCGCGTGTTTCACGGTGTGATGCCGTATTCCGGAGGACACGCCTTGAGCTGGAATTACACGCGCCTTTGA